The DNA segment GCCGATGCTGCAGGATCTGCTCGGCGGCCAGGTGCAGTTCGGCTTTGCCAGCATTCTGACGGCCAAGCCGTATATCGAGAGCGGCAAGCTCAAGGCGCTCGCCGTCACCGGCACGCAGCGCAGCAGCGCGTTGCCCGCGATGCCGACCTTTGCCGAGCTGGGCATGCAGGACAGCGCGTTCAAGACAGTGGGCTGGATCGGGCTGGTGGCGCCGGTAGGCGTGCCCGCGCCGATCTTGGCCAAGCTCGAAAGCGAGGTGAAGGCGATCCTGCAGACCCCCGACATGCAGGCGCGCATGGTCGCGCTGGGGCTGCGCCCGGTAGGCAGTTCGCCGGCCGAGGCGCAGGCGCTCTATGCGCGCGACTGGCCGGTGCTGAAGACGCTGGTGGCGGATTCGGGCGCGCGCCTCGACTGATTATTCCTTCTGATCCTCCAATGGCGGGCGGCGCGGCAATATGCTGCGTACGCCCGCTTTTTTATGGGGCAGGCATGTGTCCGAAATGCCCGCATAATAATGGCGGAAGCGGTTTTCCATACGCAAGGGAAAACCGAATGGAAACCATTGCCATTCTCATCCTCAATAACCACGGATAATCGGCGAATATACGCTGAATTTGCTTGATGTCCCCCTTGGCCGGTCTACCATGAAAGCCACGGCGCGATATTCACAACTATTCGCCGCAGCAGCGCGCTGGCCGCGATAATGAGAATTGATCCACCCAAATCGAGGGGTCGTTGGTGCTGTCATGAAAAGCGATAAAAAGGCGATTCAGATGCTCAATGGCCAGCTCCGGCATGAGCTGACCGCAATCAACCAGTATTTCCTGCACGCGCGCATGTACCGGCATTGGGGACTCAATGCCCTGGGCAAGCACGAGTACGAGGAATCAATCGAGGAAATGAAGCATGCCGACAAGCTGATCGAGCGCATCCTGTTGCTCGACGGCTTGCCCAACCTGCAGGACCTCGACAAATTGCTGATTGGCGAGAACACCGAGGAAATGCTCGGCTGCGACCTGAAGCTGGAACAGGTCTCGCAGGCCAGTTGCAAGGATGCGATCAAGTATCTGGAGTCGATCGGCGATTATGTTTCGCGCGAGGTGGTGGTCGATATCCTGGAGGCCACTGAATCGCATATCGACTGGCTCGAATCGCAGATAGAACTGATCGGCAAGGTCGGCTTGCAGAACTACGTGCAGTCGGCCATGGGCGAGATCGGCGACTGACTGCCCGCCGCGGGCGCTCGCGCAGCGCCCTGCAGACTTTTCCATTTCCCGCTACACTGCGGCCCGCAGCACGACGCGCCGGTATGGCGCGCCATCCACGGCGGGGTGGCAGAGTGGTGATGCAACGGCCTGCAAAGCCGTGTACGACGGTTCGATTCCGGATCCCCGCCTCCAGTTTTCTTCTCCCTTCTTCGCACCTGCTCGCACCTGCGCCGCGTGATGCACGCGACGGCGCGCCGTTGCCGCAGCCGCCCCTGTGCGGAATGCGGCGGGCAATTGCCGACACCCGTTTGCCCTGTTCTTCCCCAATAGTACAAAGCAATCGATTCAGGTAGTGTTGCGCGGTCAGGCCGGACCGGCCTGCGTGCACAGAGCGCCGCCAGCAGGGCGGCGCAACCATGCCGGGCTTCCATGGTGTTCCCGTCGCCAAGTGATGTGAAGAAGAGAGGCTCCTGATGATGAAAGACCTGCGAATCCGGGCGGCGATGCCCTCGGACGCGCCAGCGGTGGGGGCGCTGCTAGAGCGCTGTGGCCTGCCGAGCGACGATGTGTTCCGCGTGCTGGAGCACTTCCATGTCGCCATCCTCGAATCGCGGATCGTCGGCTGCGCTGCCGGCGAGCCGTTCGGCCAGACCGTGGTGATCCGGTCGGTGGCGGTGCTGCCCGAGCACCGCGACCAGGGCGTGGCCACGCACGTGGTGCGTGCCGCGCTGATGCGCGCGCGGTCGAATGGCCTGCAGCGTGCGGTGCTGCTGGCATCGAGTTGCCCGAGCTATTTCGCGCGCTACGGTTTTTCGCTGGTGCCGGCATCGAAGCTGCCGGAGGAGGTGCTGTCCTCCAGCGAATTCCAGCGCCATACCGATACGCCGCCGCTGTGCATGTGGTGCGAGCTGGGCTGAACTGAACTGAGCTGAAGAGAGCCGCGCGCCAGGTCTGGCGCGCTGTTTTGCGTTCGGCGGGTGTTCAGTGCGCGGCCGCGCAGCGGCTGATCTCGACGGTAACGTGCACCAGTTCCTCGTGCACGGACAGTGCCTGGCGCACGCGCTGCGG comes from the Cupriavidus sp. P-10 genome and includes:
- a CDS encoding GNAT family N-acetyltransferase, with the translated sequence MMKDLRIRAAMPSDAPAVGALLERCGLPSDDVFRVLEHFHVAILESRIVGCAAGEPFGQTVVIRSVAVLPEHRDQGVATHVVRAALMRARSNGLQRAVLLASSCPSYFARYGFSLVPASKLPEEVLSSSEFQRHTDTPPLCMWCELG
- the bfr gene encoding bacterioferritin gives rise to the protein MKSDKKAIQMLNGQLRHELTAINQYFLHARMYRHWGLNALGKHEYEESIEEMKHADKLIERILLLDGLPNLQDLDKLLIGENTEEMLGCDLKLEQVSQASCKDAIKYLESIGDYVSREVVVDILEATESHIDWLESQIELIGKVGLQNYVQSAMGEIGD